A DNA window from Paenibacillus andongensis contains the following coding sequences:
- a CDS encoding C40 family peptidase, which produces MQKKNKNYLGKTILSLGLALSMFGGFSTSAFAAPVATATVNKGVNFRADQSTSAPVWGFVKQGTVLPVEAANDYWVLVDYNGKQGYVSRSYVTVHENKPAPAPAPSNPAPAPAPSNPAAGGSLANKIVNTAASFQGRVTYVFGSRDQQRLRLDCSSFTQYVFQLNGVQIPWGSKAQAKLGSYIPRNQLQPGDLVFFSVSTPGQINHVGIYIGNGRFINNLPNKGVVIGDFNSSYWTSHYITGRRI; this is translated from the coding sequence ATGCAAAAAAAGAATAAAAACTACCTTGGAAAAACAATATTATCTTTAGGCTTAGCACTCTCCATGTTTGGTGGCTTTTCCACTAGTGCTTTTGCTGCCCCTGTAGCAACAGCAACCGTGAATAAAGGTGTTAACTTCCGTGCCGATCAGAGTACGAGTGCACCTGTTTGGGGATTTGTTAAACAAGGCACTGTGCTTCCTGTTGAAGCTGCTAATGACTACTGGGTTTTAGTCGATTACAATGGAAAACAGGGCTATGTTTCACGTTCTTATGTCACCGTACATGAAAATAAACCTGCTCCAGCACCTGCACCTTCAAATCCTGCTCCCGCTCCAGCCCCTTCTAATCCGGCTGCTGGCGGCAGTTTAGCGAATAAAATTGTCAACACAGCTGCCTCATTTCAGGGTCGTGTAACCTATGTATTTGGTTCGAGGGATCAACAGCGTTTGCGTTTAGATTGTTCCTCCTTCACGCAATATGTATTTCAACTAAATGGCGTTCAAATTCCTTGGGGATCTAAGGCTCAAGCCAAATTGGGCTCATACATTCCACGTAATCAGCTCCAACCGGGTGATTTGGTATTTTTCAGCGTAAGTACACCAGGTCAAATTAACCATGTAGGCATTTACATAGGTAATGGCCGATTCATTAACAACTTGCCAAACAAAGGTGTTGTCATCGGCGACTTCAATAGTTCGTATTGGACAAGCCATTACATCACAGGCCGCAGAATCTAA
- a CDS encoding CotH kinase family protein yields MIPTRHIVIQDQQLRKLNEDVWSNQFVNGVLMSKGKHVPIKVRYRGGHTREYRKKSYEIVYGGKTYHLNAEYDDPSMIRNALSFRFFQRIGVPSPQTKHFELKLNGENQGVYLEIEAVDKNFFRKRRISAQSLFYAVDDDANFELFHPETKRHKKSMFEGYEQIMGLSAERKELSAFISKINKLSGKPLAQYLQSHLDIDNYLRWLAGAVFTGNFDGFDQNYAIYRHRPSKLYRIIPWDYEGTWGRNCYGKVCGSDLVRIKGYNGLTAKLMNFKSVRLRYKQILTSILRTSFTRKQISPMIEHLHGTIAPYMLNDYNRKWPYSEFRGEPELILNYIKERREIIKQEMEKL; encoded by the coding sequence ATGATACCGACTCGACATATCGTAATCCAGGATCAGCAGCTTAGGAAGTTGAATGAAGATGTTTGGAGTAATCAATTCGTAAACGGTGTACTAATGAGTAAAGGGAAACATGTTCCTATTAAGGTTCGTTATCGGGGTGGGCACACGCGAGAGTATAGGAAGAAATCGTATGAAATTGTATACGGGGGTAAGACTTACCATCTGAATGCAGAGTATGATGATCCTTCGATGATACGGAATGCGCTCTCCTTTCGATTTTTCCAACGAATTGGTGTACCTAGTCCACAAACAAAGCATTTTGAATTGAAGCTAAACGGTGAGAATCAGGGGGTTTATTTAGAAATAGAAGCTGTTGATAAAAACTTCTTCAGGAAACGGAGGATTAGTGCGCAATCCCTTTTCTATGCCGTGGACGATGATGCCAACTTTGAACTGTTTCACCCGGAAACAAAAAGGCATAAGAAGTCGATGTTTGAAGGATACGAGCAAATCATGGGCTTAAGCGCCGAAAGAAAAGAACTGAGCGCATTCATTTCCAAGATCAATAAACTGTCTGGGAAACCATTAGCTCAATACTTACAATCCCATCTGGATATAGATAATTATTTGCGATGGTTAGCAGGAGCCGTTTTCACTGGAAATTTTGATGGCTTTGATCAAAATTATGCGATCTATCGTCACAGGCCAAGCAAATTATACCGCATCATACCCTGGGATTATGAAGGCACGTGGGGGAGGAATTGCTACGGGAAAGTATGTGGCAGCGACTTGGTTCGCATTAAAGGCTACAATGGCTTAACCGCAAAACTGATGAATTTCAAGAGCGTTAGGCTGCGTTATAAACAAATTCTTACTTCCATTCTTCGTACATCATTTACACGGAAACAGATATCCCCGATGATTGAACATTTACACGGTACGATAGCCCCCTATATGCTGAATGATTATAATCGTAAATGGCCTTATTCGGAATTCAGAGGTGAGCCAGAATTAATATTGAACTACATTAAGGAAAGGCGGGAAATTATTAAGCAAGAAATGGAAAAGCTCTAG
- a CDS encoding zinc-dependent alcohol dehydrogenase, with translation MKAVTYQGLKNVVMKEVSDPIIEKADDMIVRMTTTAICGSDLHLIHGMIPNLQEDYVIGHEPMGIVEEVGSGVTKLKKGDRVIIPFNISCGECFFCKNQLESQCDNSNENGDMGAYFGYSGTTGGYPGGQAEYLRVPFANFTHFKIPESCEHPDEKLVLIADAMTTAFWSVDNAGVKEGDTVIVLGCGPVGLLAQKFSWFKGAKRVIAVDYLDYRLEHAKRTNKVETVNFEHWENIGNYLKEITKGGADVVIDCSGMSGKMTPLESIASGLKLHGGAMGGIVIASQAVRKGGTIQITGVYGGRYNAFPLGDIFQRNVIIRTGQAPVIHYMPYMYELIDTGKVDPGDVITHILPLSEAKHGYEIFDTRQENCIKVILKP, from the coding sequence ATGAAAGCTGTTACGTATCAAGGCCTCAAAAATGTCGTAATGAAAGAGGTATCCGATCCGATAATTGAGAAAGCCGACGATATGATCGTCCGAATGACGACTACGGCTATCTGTGGTTCCGACTTGCATTTGATTCACGGGATGATCCCTAATTTACAGGAAGATTATGTCATCGGACACGAGCCTATGGGCATCGTCGAAGAGGTCGGTTCTGGCGTTACGAAGTTAAAGAAAGGCGATCGTGTCATTATTCCTTTCAATATTAGCTGCGGGGAATGCTTTTTCTGTAAAAATCAACTCGAAAGCCAGTGCGATAACTCGAACGAGAATGGGGATATGGGAGCTTACTTCGGGTATTCCGGCACAACAGGCGGGTATCCGGGCGGACAGGCTGAATATTTGCGGGTACCCTTCGCGAACTTCACTCACTTCAAAATTCCGGAAAGCTGCGAGCACCCGGATGAGAAGCTAGTCTTGATTGCGGATGCCATGACAACAGCTTTTTGGAGTGTAGATAATGCTGGTGTGAAGGAAGGGGACACGGTTATCGTGCTGGGATGCGGTCCTGTAGGGCTGCTGGCACAAAAATTCAGTTGGTTTAAAGGAGCAAAGCGGGTCATCGCAGTTGATTATCTAGATTACCGCTTGGAGCATGCGAAACGAACGAATAAGGTTGAAACCGTTAACTTCGAGCATTGGGAGAATATCGGAAATTATTTGAAGGAAATCACAAAAGGCGGTGCAGATGTTGTCATTGATTGCTCGGGGATGAGCGGAAAAATGACTCCACTCGAATCCATTGCCTCTGGACTAAAGCTGCATGGCGGTGCGATGGGCGGTATTGTCATAGCTTCTCAGGCTGTCCGCAAGGGTGGTACGATTCAGATTACGGGTGTATATGGCGGACGATATAATGCTTTTCCACTCGGAGATATTTTCCAAAGAAACGTCATTATTCGTACAGGGCAAGCCCCAGTCATTCATTACATGCCGTATATGTATGAACTGATTGATACTGGCAAAGTGGATCCAGGTGATGTCATTACACATATCCTGCCGCTTAGCGAAGCAAAGCATGGTTACGAGATATTTGATACCAGACAAGAGAATTGTATTAAAGTTATTCTTAAACCGTAA
- a CDS encoding peptidase G2 autoproteolytic cleavage domain-containing protein: protein MACGAQALGACSEAEGNNTLASGDYSHAEGFNTTASTIASHVEGYLTHASGPASHAEGGGSTAIGLYSHAEGQQTSAEDLGAHAEGFLTRAQSFASHAEGRGSRAIGLNAHAEGESTQATGLDSHAEGLETIASGQSAHAEGENNTASGRASHAEGNLNVASGLFAHAEGQRTMASGDLSHAEGNQTIASGQNSHAEGALTTASGFTSHTEGVNTLANSFFSHAEGQETSTNNLEGVHIMGQFGAANELTYSWYLANGTSSAAQGLAAKILSNGNVKIDGTVSSPAADYAEMFETIDGNPIEPGFFVTLEEDKVRIASPTDHFVIGITSAKPAFLSNSGELRWNQKYLTDEWGRTLYHEVAVPALTDALGEIIIPERNERQPMLNPEWNPTEVYIPRAERPEWVAIGMLGKLLVRDDGSCQAGGLCGPNESGMATATGTGFYVLKRTRPNQILVLMGKSF, encoded by the coding sequence ATGGCTTGTGGGGCGCAAGCTTTGGGGGCATGCTCCGAGGCAGAAGGAAATAACACCTTGGCGAGTGGAGATTATTCTCACGCGGAGGGCTTTAATACAACGGCGAGTACGATTGCTTCTCATGTGGAGGGCTATTTGACCCATGCGTCGGGTCCTGCTTCTCATGCAGAAGGCGGTGGCTCTACAGCCATTGGTTTATACTCGCATGCCGAAGGGCAGCAAACCAGTGCTGAAGATTTGGGCGCGCATGCGGAGGGGTTCTTGACTCGAGCGCAGAGCTTTGCTTCTCACGCGGAAGGGAGAGGTTCACGTGCAATTGGACTCAATGCCCATGCAGAAGGAGAGTCGACGCAAGCAACGGGTCTCGATTCTCATGCCGAAGGCTTAGAAACGATCGCGTCTGGTCAAAGCGCCCATGCCGAAGGCGAGAACAACACGGCTAGCGGCAGAGCCTCTCATGCCGAAGGGAACTTAAACGTAGCAAGCGGGCTGTTCGCCCATGCGGAAGGGCAGAGGACAATGGCTTCAGGCGATTTATCGCATGCTGAAGGGAATCAGACCATAGCTAGTGGTCAAAACTCCCATGCGGAAGGTGCATTGACAACCGCGAGTGGCTTCACTTCGCATACCGAGGGTGTTAACACGTTGGCGAACAGTTTTTTTTCTCATGCCGAAGGACAAGAGACTTCAACGAACAATTTGGAAGGTGTGCACATCATGGGGCAATTTGGCGCCGCGAATGAGCTGACCTATTCTTGGTATTTAGCCAACGGGACAAGCAGCGCAGCACAAGGATTAGCCGCGAAAATCTTAAGCAATGGTAATGTTAAAATAGACGGAACGGTAAGCAGTCCGGCGGCAGATTACGCGGAGATGTTCGAGACGATAGACGGCAACCCCATTGAACCTGGCTTTTTCGTCACTTTGGAAGAGGACAAAGTTCGCATAGCTAGTCCCACGGATCACTTCGTAATCGGAATTACAAGTGCGAAGCCGGCTTTTCTCTCGAACAGCGGGGAATTGCGCTGGAATCAGAAGTATCTGACGGATGAGTGGGGAAGAACACTATATCATGAAGTGGCAGTGCCAGCATTGACAGATGCTCTAGGGGAAATTATTATACCCGAAAGAAATGAGCGACAACCTATGTTAAATCCAGAATGGAACCCAACAGAAGTCTATATCCCTAGGGCAGAGAGACCCGAATGGGTAGCTATAGGGATGCTTGGTAAACTTCTGGTAAGGGATGATGGATCCTGCCAAGCGGGCGGACTTTGCGGACCGAACGAGAGTGGTATGGCTACTGCAACTGGAACAGGATTTTATGTTCTGAAAAGAACTCGTCCAAATCAGATTTTGGTATTGATGGGGAAATCATTTTAA
- a CDS encoding spore coat protein: protein MKEDYDYLDPSHALNMPEMADMTFAMDFLVRVKEGVRNTAIALTETASDGARAILRGQLHQGIALHQEVSDLMMRKKWFHPYELNEQYKLDQLGTTHAVQMAQMKLFPDDTSRKGMFDRTPDQ from the coding sequence ATGAAGGAAGACTACGATTATCTAGACCCGAGTCATGCACTCAACATGCCAGAGATGGCCGACATGACATTTGCGATGGATTTTCTCGTCCGAGTCAAAGAAGGAGTAAGAAATACGGCGATTGCCTTGACGGAAACGGCGTCTGATGGGGCAAGAGCGATCCTCCGCGGCCAGCTGCATCAAGGCATTGCGCTGCATCAAGAAGTATCCGACCTTATGATGAGGAAGAAATGGTTCCATCCTTATGAGCTCAACGAACAATATAAACTAGATCAGCTAGGGACTACTCATGCTGTTCAAATGGCTCAAATGAAGCTGTTCCCAGACGACACATCTCGTAAAGGCATGTTTGATCGGACACCAGATCAATAA
- a CDS encoding SAM-dependent methyltransferase: MTHRDQKIYRFSEAPIWELQRTYYEEQGIGAWQSEEVPQYITSNPSIAVAYAEIIFGFLQDRAKLGYTLETVTILELGAGSGRLAYHIVKELCELRDYAGITLPPFRYVMSDLAFKNIAFWQQHRSLLPFVEQGVLDFAQFDAVHGTELHLMQSGDRIRKGDLQQPLLVIANYFFDSIPQELIYVDENKIYECMVSLHFPEGDTERSAGEMLKRVIPEYHYRRADEYEKESYLYREVLALYSQKLEDSHILFPVVGLQCLERLGQLSQEGFLLLTADKGDHRIENWEFNEPPKLIHHGSFSLTANYHAIGYVFEQKGAMSLFTSHPYNHLNIGCMLMLPNPHGYGHTRLAYRRFVERFGPDDFFSIKEWFDSHLDLMEINQLLAFWRLGGYDAQLFLQSAKRLSNLIPACDEEELTDIRQGILLMWQGYYPMELNRDLALDCAMLLYQMDMFQDALLFFERTNNEYKNDASVLYEMAICYYEVGEDASAREFARNTLELAPEHEGAMALMKLFPS; the protein is encoded by the coding sequence ATGACACATAGAGATCAGAAGATTTATCGTTTCAGTGAGGCACCTATATGGGAGCTTCAGCGAACTTATTATGAAGAGCAGGGAATTGGCGCATGGCAGAGTGAAGAGGTTCCACAATACATAACTAGTAATCCAAGTATTGCGGTAGCCTATGCCGAGATCATTTTTGGGTTTCTTCAAGATAGAGCAAAGCTTGGTTACACATTGGAAACGGTGACGATTCTGGAGCTTGGTGCGGGTTCGGGCAGGTTAGCCTATCATATTGTAAAGGAACTATGCGAACTGAGGGATTATGCAGGTATAACACTTCCTCCATTTCGATATGTCATGAGTGATTTAGCTTTCAAAAATATCGCCTTTTGGCAGCAGCATCGCAGTTTACTTCCCTTTGTGGAACAAGGGGTTTTGGATTTTGCACAGTTTGATGCTGTACATGGCACCGAACTTCATTTGATGCAATCTGGTGATCGAATTAGAAAGGGTGACTTGCAGCAGCCTCTGCTGGTTATTGCGAATTACTTTTTTGACAGTATCCCGCAAGAACTAATTTATGTAGACGAAAACAAAATTTATGAATGCATGGTATCTTTGCACTTCCCTGAGGGTGATACCGAACGTAGCGCTGGGGAAATGTTGAAGAGGGTCATTCCCGAGTATCATTATCGAAGAGCCGATGAATATGAAAAGGAATCGTACCTATATCGTGAGGTTCTAGCGTTGTATTCGCAGAAGCTGGAGGATTCCCATATCCTCTTTCCAGTCGTCGGACTGCAATGTTTGGAACGACTTGGTCAGCTCTCACAAGAGGGATTTCTCCTGCTCACTGCGGATAAAGGTGACCACCGAATAGAGAATTGGGAATTTAATGAACCTCCCAAACTAATTCATCATGGAAGCTTTTCCCTGACAGCCAATTATCATGCCATTGGGTATGTATTTGAGCAAAAGGGTGCCATGAGCTTATTCACATCGCATCCTTACAACCATTTGAACATAGGGTGTATGCTAATGCTACCCAATCCGCATGGTTATGGGCATACTCGATTAGCCTATCGTCGGTTTGTCGAGCGTTTTGGTCCTGATGATTTTTTCAGTATCAAGGAATGGTTTGATTCGCATTTGGATCTCATGGAAATTAACCAACTCTTAGCTTTTTGGCGTTTGGGCGGATATGATGCTCAATTGTTTCTCCAAAGCGCGAAGCGCCTATCGAACCTAATTCCAGCGTGTGATGAAGAAGAATTAACGGACATTCGACAAGGTATACTTCTGATGTGGCAAGGATATTATCCAATGGAATTAAATCGCGACTTAGCTTTGGACTGCGCGATGTTATTGTATCAAATGGATATGTTCCAGGATGCTTTGCTATTCTTTGAACGGACCAACAATGAGTACAAGAACGACGCTTCTGTGCTTTATGAGATGGCCATTTGCTATTACGAGGTCGGCGAAGATGCTTCTGCTAGGGAATTTGCTCGTAACACACTAGAATTAGCACCAGAACATGAAGGTGCTATGGCGCTTATGAAACTGTTTCCATCATAG
- a CDS encoding DUF2642 domain-containing protein — MSSNDIGTGGEHKLVSAAYIQLNHIPERGNDKMSLNYLGSLIGTEVRINRGGPDSIVGRLLSVHHDYLVVRMNDGTIVYIQLQHIKSISGSNASRGNKSNSSNGNKSNRSNRSNRSGRTPQRFEHAYTFEGLLNQMRYTFVQINRGGPEKIEGLVVYSGDNVLLLVVNNEIIRIPIFHIKSISVGSRNNSKGNNSNSSSNKNNNNNKSNNNKSNNNKSNKATASQIVAIKLLLKKYRAL; from the coding sequence ATGAGCAGCAATGACATTGGTACAGGAGGTGAACACAAACTAGTATCCGCTGCTTATATTCAACTAAACCACATTCCTGAGAGGGGAAATGACAAAATGAGTTTAAACTATTTAGGTTCATTAATCGGTACTGAGGTTAGAATCAATCGTGGAGGTCCTGACTCTATCGTTGGTAGATTACTCTCCGTCCATCATGATTACTTAGTAGTCCGTATGAATGATGGAACAATTGTTTACATTCAATTACAGCATATCAAAAGCATTAGTGGCAGCAATGCTAGCAGAGGTAACAAAAGTAACAGTAGCAATGGAAACAAAAGCAACAGAAGTAACAGAAGCAATAGAAGCGGCAGAACTCCTCAACGTTTTGAGCATGCGTATACCTTTGAAGGACTCTTGAATCAAATGAGATACACATTTGTTCAAATCAACCGCGGAGGCCCTGAGAAAATTGAAGGTCTTGTCGTATATTCCGGGGATAATGTCTTGCTGCTTGTTGTGAATAATGAAATCATCCGTATTCCAATCTTCCATATTAAAAGTATTAGTGTAGGCAGCAGAAATAATAGCAAAGGCAATAACTCGAATAGCTCTTCCAATAAAAACAACAATAACAACAAAAGCAACAATAATAAAAGCAACAATAACAAAAGCAATAAAGCAACAGCCTCACAAATCGTAGCCATTAAACTTTTACTGAAAAAATACCGCGCTCTTTAA
- a CDS encoding YuzF family protein, with translation MMFFNTYIGMMVQIEMMGDRDKIGYLIDVGPDIIVIYMEKKYLYIPIAHIRNITLQADDKMNTESPPAPVKQTGEITYAQILNSAIDRFVEIYISSNQTIHGYVRHIAQDYFVFYSPLYQVMYIPLFHLKWISPYQSNQTPYSQVQSQMAARSSDPTFALLPSTFVQLLKDLEGEIVCFDTGLHANKMGLLQKLNIPFVELITADEKKLHYNIQHIKNCIPFNK, from the coding sequence ATGATGTTTTTCAACACGTATATTGGAATGATGGTACAGATTGAGATGATGGGGGATCGGGATAAAATTGGCTACCTGATCGATGTAGGACCAGATATCATTGTCATTTACATGGAGAAGAAGTATTTGTATATTCCTATCGCTCATATAAGAAATATCACATTACAAGCCGATGACAAAATGAACACGGAGTCTCCACCAGCCCCAGTTAAGCAAACAGGAGAGATCACTTATGCACAGATCTTAAACAGTGCGATCGATCGATTCGTAGAAATTTATATTTCCAGTAATCAGACAATCCACGGTTATGTGAGACATATTGCACAAGACTACTTTGTGTTTTATTCACCCCTTTATCAAGTCATGTACATTCCGTTATTTCATCTAAAATGGATCAGTCCGTATCAAAGCAACCAGACTCCCTATTCACAAGTACAAAGTCAAATGGCAGCCCGTTCATCTGATCCAACTTTTGCCTTGCTCCCGAGTACCTTTGTTCAGCTGCTCAAAGACTTAGAAGGAGAAATCGTCTGTTTTGACACTGGGTTACATGCGAACAAGATGGGCTTGCTGCAGAAATTAAACATTCCTTTTGTTGAACTAATTACGGCCGACGAGAAAAAGCTGCATTACAACATTCAACATATCAAGAATTGCATTCCCTTCAATAAGTGA
- a CDS encoding arsenic transporter gives MIGSSMVTLTIAAFLMTVVLILWRPKELNEAIPAIGGAVLVILSGSVSFADLLKITNTISDAAITIMATIVMAIVLESFGFFQWAAEGLMARARGSGVRLFWYVNLLCFLMTLFFNNDGSIMITTPILIIVLQNLGLKNHQKIPYLLSGALIATASSAPIGVSNIVNLIALKIVGMDLYMHTLMMFIPSTLGLIVFLLLLFLCFYRILPKKLPLNAIGPGKHPLYVDPPKSMPVIKDRTKFMRNILLFVFMVRVSLFAASYMNIPVSLVAVIGSIILLTWRWIYLKISPVDMIKKTPWHILVFAFGMYVIIYGLNNIGLTHMLVNFLKPLASGDLLNGSLLMGGLVTVLSTLVNNHPALMIGTLTLTGLGLDPLTLKVTYLASVVGSDLGSLLLPIGTLASLIWLHILRQHKVKISWKDYCKITFITIPPALIFTLVFLAFWVKWIF, from the coding sequence ATGATCGGTTCCTCAATGGTAACCCTAACAATAGCTGCATTTCTAATGACAGTTGTCCTCATTCTATGGCGTCCTAAGGAGTTGAATGAAGCGATTCCGGCAATAGGAGGAGCTGTCCTCGTCATTCTAAGTGGCAGTGTTTCGTTTGCTGATTTGCTGAAAATAACAAATACGATCAGTGACGCTGCTATCACGATTATGGCTACCATCGTCATGGCCATCGTATTAGAGAGCTTTGGATTCTTCCAATGGGCAGCAGAAGGTTTAATGGCAAGAGCCAGAGGATCAGGGGTCCGTCTATTTTGGTACGTTAATCTACTTTGTTTCCTGATGACTCTATTTTTCAACAATGATGGCAGCATTATGATAACAACGCCTATATTAATTATTGTTCTTCAGAATTTAGGTTTAAAAAATCATCAGAAAATTCCCTATTTACTCTCAGGCGCCCTAATTGCTACTGCTTCTAGTGCTCCTATTGGTGTTAGTAATATTGTTAATCTCATTGCGCTAAAAATTGTCGGCATGGATTTATATATGCACACATTAATGATGTTTATCCCCTCTACGTTAGGTTTAATCGTATTTTTATTGCTTTTATTTCTCTGTTTTTACCGCATACTTCCTAAGAAATTGCCATTAAACGCGATAGGACCTGGAAAACATCCCTTATACGTTGATCCTCCAAAATCGATGCCAGTCATTAAAGATCGAACAAAATTTATGAGAAATATATTATTGTTTGTATTTATGGTTCGTGTAAGCCTTTTTGCTGCTTCGTATATGAATATACCGGTAAGTCTTGTGGCTGTTATTGGATCAATTATTCTACTGACTTGGCGTTGGATATATCTCAAAATATCTCCTGTCGATATGATAAAGAAGACTCCGTGGCATATTCTCGTGTTCGCCTTCGGGATGTACGTTATCATTTATGGATTAAATAATATTGGCCTTACTCATATGCTAGTCAATTTCTTGAAGCCGCTAGCTTCAGGAGATTTATTAAATGGTAGCTTGCTAATGGGTGGACTAGTCACAGTCTTGTCTACATTAGTAAATAATCACCCAGCATTAATGATTGGAACTCTCACGTTAACGGGTTTGGGATTAGACCCTCTGACTTTAAAGGTTACCTACTTAGCAAGTGTCGTGGGTAGTGATTTAGGATCTTTACTTCTGCCAATTGGGACACTGGCTTCGTTGATTTGGCTCCATATCCTCAGGCAGCATAAAGTGAAAATATCATGGAAGGATTATTGCAAGATTACATTTATAACGATTCCTCCAGCTTTAATATTCACATTGGTTTTTCTTGCCTTTTGGGTAAAGTGGATTTTTTAA
- a CDS encoding spore gernimation protein GerQ: MVNQPTLAAHESLELHEALNFKTLCVLKSKMMQGLVFDQELKALMQKDVEQSMQAIADLQSVYAKAPFQTPVPHRPTPIINEGDYR; encoded by the coding sequence ATGGTAAATCAACCAACTTTAGCAGCTCACGAGTCCCTAGAATTGCATGAAGCCCTTAATTTTAAAACACTTTGCGTCTTAAAATCCAAGATGATGCAAGGTTTAGTTTTTGACCAAGAATTAAAAGCATTGATGCAAAAAGATGTGGAGCAGTCCATGCAAGCCATAGCTGATCTACAATCCGTTTATGCGAAAGCGCCATTCCAAACCCCCGTCCCCCACCGCCCGACACCTATTATAAATGAAGGTGATTATAGATGA
- a CDS encoding spore coat protein, whose product MNTILEHLTGMHTMTDQVIAMDFLITAKSGVRNYAMAVTEAGTPEIKALLTKQLDEAIDTHEKIVKYMMEQGWYHPWNIKEQIQFDLTNIQTALNAPTL is encoded by the coding sequence ATGAACACCATTCTTGAGCATTTGACAGGTATGCATACGATGACTGATCAAGTGATTGCTATGGACTTTTTGATTACTGCGAAGAGCGGGGTAAGAAACTACGCGATGGCTGTAACGGAGGCGGGTACTCCGGAGATTAAGGCATTGCTCACTAAGCAATTAGATGAAGCGATTGATACGCATGAGAAAATAGTGAAGTACATGATGGAACAAGGCTGGTATCATCCTTGGAACATCAAAGAGCAGATTCAATTTGACTTGACTAACATTCAGACTGCTTTGAATGCACCAACGCTGTAA